A portion of the Shewanella sp. SNU WT4 genome contains these proteins:
- the mutL gene encoding DNA mismatch repair endonuclease MutL, whose product MSSIQILPPQLANQIAAGEVVERPASVVKELVENCLDAGATKIEIEIEKGGSKLIKIRDNGAGIAKDQLALALARHATSKVSSLDDLEAIMSFGFRGEALASISSVSRLTLTSKTAEQSEAWQAYAEGSEMAVRVIPAAHPNGTTIEVKDIFFNTPARRRFLKSDKTEFTHIDEWLKRIALARPDIHFVLSHNGKPVRQLRPAMTDSQYIQRLSQIGGKAFAESAIGINCQHDGMTLAGYVQSPAIALVDPDLHYFYVNGRLVRDRLVNHAIKQAFASYVDAVLPGFVLMLSIEPQQVDVNVHPAKHEVRFHQARYVHDFILQALTSALSQFAEQKLPLDNASTLVNVFEHTSPRGGGYDAAGADASLDASSDTKDDSCIDDSSSSYGAPLTGTYSSSQGSQSSYSSPSAGSGASYSGRVAESRHYGSAPVSKGAARSYGQLLQTPMAGSAANVSVTMPPVLDNKYWVMTVGTHLQLLSIDIVRQQWLQQQILARLATGLIAQPLLMPIALNADKDWQQLINDNDGLLRQLGFELIIRHQQLIIRKVPPYLKASQLERIVPELLQWITFDEPALEALAAWLAQHSRQGDAQESWLYFTQLSQGEVETLSRHKVDLPWQDYLKENLSD is encoded by the coding sequence ATGAGCAGTATTCAAATATTGCCACCACAACTGGCTAACCAAATAGCGGCAGGTGAGGTGGTTGAGCGCCCCGCATCGGTGGTTAAAGAGTTAGTGGAAAATTGCCTTGATGCCGGCGCAACTAAAATTGAAATTGAGATTGAAAAGGGCGGCAGTAAGCTCATTAAGATCCGTGATAATGGCGCTGGCATAGCTAAAGATCAGTTAGCCTTAGCATTGGCGCGCCACGCCACCTCTAAAGTCAGCAGTTTGGATGACTTAGAAGCCATCATGAGTTTTGGTTTTCGTGGTGAGGCTCTGGCGAGTATTAGCTCGGTATCGCGTCTGACCTTAACCTCAAAAACGGCGGAACAGAGCGAAGCTTGGCAGGCTTATGCCGAAGGCTCTGAAATGGCGGTTAGAGTGATACCGGCAGCGCACCCTAATGGCACTACCATTGAAGTGAAAGATATCTTCTTTAATACGCCTGCACGCCGCCGCTTTTTGAAAAGCGATAAAACTGAATTCACTCATATTGATGAGTGGCTCAAAAGAATTGCTCTAGCCCGTCCTGATATTCATTTTGTGCTGAGTCATAACGGTAAGCCGGTGCGGCAATTGCGCCCAGCTATGACAGATAGCCAATATATACAAAGACTAAGCCAGATAGGTGGTAAAGCCTTTGCAGAATCAGCCATAGGCATTAATTGCCAGCATGATGGCATGACATTAGCCGGTTACGTGCAATCACCAGCCATTGCATTGGTTGACCCGGATTTGCATTATTTTTATGTCAATGGCCGCTTAGTACGCGATCGATTAGTCAATCATGCTATTAAGCAAGCATTTGCAAGTTATGTGGATGCTGTGTTGCCTGGCTTTGTGTTGATGCTCAGCATCGAGCCGCAGCAGGTCGATGTCAATGTGCACCCAGCTAAACATGAAGTACGGTTTCATCAAGCGCGTTATGTGCATGATTTTATCTTGCAAGCGCTGACGTCGGCATTATCGCAATTTGCTGAGCAAAAGTTACCGCTTGATAATGCTTCAACATTGGTCAATGTATTTGAACACACAAGCCCTAGGGGCGGCGGCTATGATGCCGCAGGCGCAGACGCTAGTTTAGATGCTAGCTCAGATACTAAAGATGATAGTTGCATTGATGACTCATCATCATCATATGGTGCGCCGCTGACTGGCACTTACTCATCCAGCCAAGGAAGTCAGTCAAGTTACTCAAGTCCATCTGCTGGCTCGGGCGCCAGTTATTCTGGCCGAGTTGCAGAAAGTCGCCATTATGGCTCTGCGCCAGTCTCTAAAGGCGCGGCGCGTAGTTATGGCCAGTTACTGCAAACCCCAATGGCTGGGAGCGCTGCCAATGTTAGTGTGACCATGCCGCCAGTGCTTGATAATAAATACTGGGTGATGACGGTAGGCACGCACCTGCAACTGCTCAGCATAGATATAGTTAGGCAGCAGTGGTTGCAGCAACAGATCTTGGCTAGATTAGCCACAGGGTTAATTGCGCAGCCCTTATTAATGCCGATAGCATTGAATGCCGACAAGGATTGGCAGCAACTGATTAATGATAACGACGGGTTACTACGTCAGCTTGGGTTTGAATTAATCATTCGCCATCAGCAGTTGATAATTCGTAAAGTGCCCCCATATCTTAAGGCGAGTCAGTTAGAGCGAATAGTGCCTGAATTATTGCAATGGATAACCTTTGACGAGCCGGCGCTAGAAGCGTTAGCGGCATGGTTAGCGCAACATAGTCGTCAAGGCGACGCTCAGGAATCTTGGTTGTATTTTACCCAATTATCTCAAGGTGAAGTGGAAACTTTATCGCGGCACAAGGTGGATTTGCCTTGGCAAGACTACCTAAAAGAGAATCTAAGTGACTAA
- the miaA gene encoding tRNA (adenosine(37)-N6)-dimethylallyltransferase MiaA: MTKAKVLCLMGPTASGKTSLAMALSQDHNCEIISVDSALIYRGMDIGTAKPTADELALAPHHLVDILDPLQSYSAADFRLDALRLIEDIISRGKTPLLVGGTMMYFKALLEGLSPLPSANEDIRRQILLEAEQQGWQALHDQLVAIDPIAGARIHPNDPQRLSRALEVFRISGKSLTELTQTKAPALPYDFVQYAIAPTQRHELHSLIEQRFDIMMGHGFVEEVIKLKSRPDLHLDLPSIRCVGYRQCWQYLDGEFSEAVMKEKAVAATRQLAKRQLTWLRSWPELQWLESGNDSNLSQLKQHCI; the protein is encoded by the coding sequence GTGACTAAAGCAAAAGTACTATGTTTGATGGGACCGACCGCTTCTGGCAAAACGAGTTTAGCTATGGCGTTATCCCAAGATCATAACTGTGAAATTATATCCGTCGATTCTGCGTTAATTTATCGCGGCATGGACATAGGTACGGCCAAACCAACGGCAGATGAGCTTGCGTTGGCGCCGCACCATTTAGTGGATATTTTAGATCCACTGCAGAGTTATTCGGCGGCTGATTTTAGATTAGATGCCTTGCGATTAATCGAAGATATTATTAGTCGCGGTAAAACCCCCTTGCTGGTTGGGGGAACCATGATGTACTTTAAAGCACTGTTAGAAGGGTTATCGCCTTTACCTAGTGCCAATGAAGACATACGTCGGCAGATATTACTTGAGGCCGAGCAACAAGGCTGGCAGGCGCTGCATGATCAATTAGTTGCGATAGATCCGATCGCTGGGGCACGCATTCATCCCAATGATCCACAACGATTATCACGGGCGTTAGAAGTATTTAGGATCTCGGGTAAATCATTAACTGAACTCACCCAGACTAAAGCACCGGCATTACCTTATGATTTTGTTCAATATGCCATCGCTCCGACGCAAAGGCATGAGTTACATAGTTTAATTGAACAAAGATTTGATATCATGATGGGTCATGGCTTTGTTGAAGAAGTGATTAAACTTAAATCACGTCCAGATTTACACTTGGACTTACCGTCGATACGTTGTGTAGGATATCGTCAATGTTGGCAGTATCTAGATGGTGAGTTTTCTGAAGCTGTTATGAAAGAAAAAGCCGTGGCAGCAACTCGGCAATTAGCCAAGCGGCAATTAACTTGGCTACGAAGTTGGCCGGAGCTGCAATGGTTAGAAAGTGGTAATGACAGTAATTTATCGCAGTTAAAACAACATTGCATATAA
- the hfq gene encoding RNA chaperone Hfq, translating into MAKGQSLQDPFLNALRRERVPVSIYLVNGIKLQGQVESFDQFVILLKNTVSQMVYKHAISTVVPSRPFTVTNHQPQTGGYGADDNSAE; encoded by the coding sequence ATGGCTAAGGGGCAATCTTTACAAGACCCATTTCTGAATGCTCTCCGTCGTGAGCGTGTTCCAGTATCAATTTATTTGGTCAATGGTATTAAGCTACAGGGACAAGTTGAATCTTTCGACCAGTTCGTCATTTTATTGAAGAACACGGTAAGCCAAATGGTTTACAAGCACGCGATTTCAACCGTTGTTCCTTCACGTCCTTTCACTGTGACGAATCACCAGCCACAAACTGGCGGTTATGGTGCTGACGACAATAGCGCTGAATAA
- the hflX gene encoding ribosome rescue GTPase HflX, which yields MFDRYEAGENAVLVHINFTDEDRREDLVELQLLVESAGAREVGVITASRRSPDRKFFVGSGKADEIATLVAATDADVVIFNHALTPAQERNLEVICQCRVLDRTTLILDIFAQRARTHEGKLQVELAQLRHMSTRLIRGWTHLERQKGGIGLRGPGETQLETDRRLLRGRIKAINKRLDKVDRQREQSRRARKRSDMPTVSLVGYTNAGKSTLFNALTSSDVYAADQLFATLDPTLRKLSIDDGAVILADTVGFIRHLPHDLVAAFKATLQETRDADLLLHVVDCADENMDDNFEQVQAVLKEIKADNILQLIICNKIDLLDEQSPRIDYDAEGKPTRVWISAQRKLGLELVAKAITLLVGEVIVALTLRLPAAAGQYLGQFHRLEAIQQQEYDDFGNCILSVRLSDTDWRRMVKQSQGELETYIVTDTV from the coding sequence TTGTTTGATCGTTATGAGGCAGGCGAAAATGCGGTACTTGTCCATATCAATTTTACTGACGAAGACCGCCGTGAAGACTTAGTCGAGCTGCAGTTGTTGGTGGAATCGGCTGGTGCCCGTGAAGTAGGGGTGATTACTGCAAGTCGCAGAAGTCCAGATCGTAAATTTTTCGTAGGATCAGGTAAAGCTGATGAAATCGCTACATTAGTTGCTGCAACTGATGCTGATGTAGTGATTTTTAATCATGCGTTGACTCCGGCTCAAGAGCGTAATCTTGAAGTCATTTGTCAATGCCGCGTGCTTGATCGTACCACGCTAATTCTAGATATTTTTGCCCAGCGGGCGCGTACGCACGAAGGTAAGTTACAAGTGGAGCTAGCGCAATTGCGCCACATGTCGACTCGCCTTATTCGTGGTTGGACGCACCTTGAGCGGCAAAAAGGGGGGATAGGTCTTCGCGGACCGGGTGAAACCCAGCTAGAAACAGATAGACGTTTACTGCGTGGCCGCATTAAGGCTATCAATAAACGGTTAGACAAAGTTGATCGTCAACGTGAACAAAGTCGGCGTGCGCGTAAACGCAGCGATATGCCGACTGTTTCTTTAGTGGGATACACCAACGCTGGCAAATCGACTCTTTTCAATGCATTAACATCATCCGATGTTTATGCGGCTGATCAGCTTTTTGCTACTTTGGATCCGACCTTACGCAAATTATCTATTGATGATGGCGCGGTTATTCTGGCGGATACCGTAGGTTTTATCCGTCATCTTCCCCATGATCTGGTGGCTGCATTTAAAGCAACCTTACAAGAAACTCGTGATGCCGACTTGTTGCTACACGTGGTGGATTGTGCCGATGAGAACATGGATGATAACTTTGAGCAGGTTCAAGCTGTACTAAAAGAGATTAAAGCCGATAACATTTTACAACTGATTATTTGCAATAAAATCGATCTACTTGATGAGCAAAGCCCTAGGATCGATTATGATGCTGAAGGTAAGCCTACTCGAGTGTGGATTTCTGCTCAGCGTAAGCTTGGCTTAGAGTTAGTTGCTAAGGCGATTACTCTGTTAGTCGGTGAGGTGATTGTTGCACTCACGCTACGGCTGCCAGCCGCAGCAGGGCAATATCTTGGTCAGTTTCATCGACTCGAAGCGATACAGCAACAAGAGTATGACGACTTTGGTAACTGTATCTTGTCTGTGCGTTTATCTGATACGGATTGGCGGCGCATGGTAAAACAAAGTCAGGGTGAATTGGAAACCTATATTGTTACTGATACAGTATAG
- the hflK gene encoding FtsH protease activity modulator HflK, whose amino-acid sequence MAWNEPGNKGNDPWGNKGGNDKGPPDMDEVFRNLSKRFGKKGGPSDSGAGFGTKGILVILGVLVVVWVLSGFYSIKEAERGVALRFGEFVGLKDPGLQWKPTFIEEVYPVDVETVRSIPASGSMLTTDENVVKVELDVQYRVTDPYRFMYSAVDANASLREATDSALRYVVGHNKMDDILTTGREAIRNDTWKELERIIEPYHLGLTVVDVNFLPARPPEEVKDAFDDAISAQEDEQRFIREAEAYAREVEPKARGVVERMSQEAEAYKQKVTLEAQGQVAKFDKLLPEYLKAPEVTRQRLYIDTMQHVMSGNNKVIVDTKSSGNMMYLPLDKMMDRKPVESKNPAVRPDSESQQFNSNSSSTPNYQSSGRMTREERMRQGGE is encoded by the coding sequence ATGGCTTGGAATGAGCCCGGTAACAAGGGTAATGACCCTTGGGGGAATAAAGGTGGCAATGATAAAGGGCCACCAGATATGGACGAAGTTTTCCGCAACTTGTCGAAGCGTTTTGGCAAAAAGGGTGGTCCTTCAGATTCTGGCGCCGGCTTTGGAACTAAAGGAATCCTTGTGATCCTTGGTGTTTTAGTCGTTGTTTGGGTGCTTTCTGGTTTTTATTCAATCAAAGAAGCTGAGCGCGGTGTTGCATTGCGTTTTGGTGAATTTGTTGGCTTAAAAGATCCCGGTTTACAGTGGAAACCGACATTTATTGAAGAAGTGTATCCGGTTGACGTTGAAACTGTACGCTCTATTCCTGCAAGCGGTAGCATGCTGACCACTGATGAGAACGTAGTTAAAGTCGAATTAGACGTTCAGTATCGTGTTACTGATCCATACCGTTTTATGTACAGCGCCGTTGATGCCAATGCCAGTTTGCGTGAAGCCACTGACAGCGCCTTGCGTTATGTTGTCGGCCACAACAAGATGGATGACATTTTAACTACAGGTCGTGAAGCGATTCGCAATGACACCTGGAAAGAGTTAGAGCGCATCATTGAGCCTTACCATTTAGGCTTAACCGTTGTTGACGTTAACTTCTTGCCCGCCCGTCCACCCGAAGAAGTAAAAGACGCATTTGATGATGCGATTTCAGCTCAGGAAGATGAGCAACGTTTTATTCGCGAAGCTGAAGCTTATGCTCGTGAAGTAGAACCTAAGGCGCGTGGTGTAGTTGAGCGTATGTCGCAAGAAGCTGAAGCTTATAAGCAGAAAGTGACGCTAGAAGCTCAAGGTCAAGTGGCTAAATTTGATAAGTTACTGCCTGAATATTTAAAAGCGCCAGAGGTGACTCGTCAGCGTCTTTATATCGATACTATGCAGCATGTAATGTCTGGTAATAACAAGGTCATTGTTGATACTAAGAGCAGCGGTAACATGATGTATTTGCCTTTAGATAAAATGATGGATAGAAAGCCAGTTGAATCAAAGAATCCAGCCGTACGTCCAGATTCTGAGAGTCAGCAATTTAACTCTAACTCATCGTCAACACCAAATTACCAGAGCTCTGGTCGTATGACTCGTGAAGAGCGCATGCGTCAAGGGGGAGAATAA
- the hflC gene encoding protease modulator HflC, translating to MNRIGLIIAAIVLAILASSIFVVNEGERAIVARFGKVAKNEGVTEVYGPGLHFKIPMIDKIKYLDSRIQTLDGAADRFVTSEKKDLMVDSYVKWRISDFEKYFLSTNGGIKANAESLLQRKINNDLRTEFGRRTIKEIVSGSRDELQNDALRNASLSAKDLGIEVVDVRVKQINLPANVSSSIYQRMRAERQAVAKEHRAQGKEQAEIIRATTDATVAIKVADAERKALTVRGEGDAQAAKIYGDVYSKDPEFYSFIRSLEAYRESFNNNSDIMVLEPDSEFFRYMRNESGKQ from the coding sequence ATGAATAGAATTGGATTGATTATTGCCGCTATCGTGTTGGCTATCTTAGCCTCATCCATTTTTGTTGTGAATGAGGGCGAACGCGCCATCGTTGCTCGCTTTGGTAAAGTGGCTAAAAATGAAGGCGTGACTGAAGTCTACGGACCAGGTTTGCATTTTAAGATCCCTATGATCGATAAAATCAAATACCTAGATTCACGCATTCAGACCTTAGATGGCGCAGCTGATCGTTTCGTGACGTCGGAAAAGAAAGACTTGATGGTCGACTCTTATGTCAAATGGCGTATTAGTGATTTCGAAAAGTATTTCTTATCGACTAATGGCGGTATTAAGGCCAATGCAGAGTCTTTGTTGCAGCGTAAAATCAACAACGATTTACGCACTGAATTCGGTCGTCGCACTATCAAAGAAATTGTGTCAGGTAGCCGTGATGAATTGCAAAATGATGCATTAAGAAATGCTTCATTGAGCGCCAAGGATTTGGGTATTGAAGTTGTCGATGTGCGGGTTAAGCAAATTAACTTACCAGCCAACGTCAGTAGCAGTATTTATCAGCGTATGCGCGCCGAGCGTCAAGCCGTGGCTAAAGAGCATAGAGCTCAAGGTAAAGAGCAAGCGGAAATTATCCGCGCTACTACCGATGCCACCGTTGCAATTAAAGTGGCGGATGCCGAACGTAAAGCGCTAACTGTACGCGGTGAGGGTGATGCACAAGCTGCTAAGATTTATGGCGATGTTTACTCAAAAGATCCTGAGTTCTATTCTTTCATCAGAAGTTTAGAAGCTTACCGTGAGAGTTTTAATAACAACTCAGACATCATGGTCTTAGAGCCAGACAGTGAATTCTTCCGCTATATGC